In the Acidimicrobiales bacterium genome, CCTCGGAGCCCGAGGCGGCGCCCTCGACGCCTGCCAGTGCGCCCGCTGCGCCGACACTGACCAGGACCGGCGATGCGACGCCGTCGACACCCTCGGGCATTGGTCCGCCACCACCACGGCCCGCGCCGGCGTCCGGCGGCGCGGCGTCGCTGCCGGTCGGGGCGGTGGCGTCGGCCGTACCGGCCGGCACTCGTGCGCCCCCGGGCGTGGCGTTGGCGCCGCCGCCTGCGGGTGCGCCCACTTCGTCCGTCGGGGCAGGCCAGCCACAGACCGGCGCACCGCCGCCTCCCGTCGAAGCACCGCCGCCTCCCGTCGGACCCGTCACCGTCGGAGTGCCGCCGGCGGCGGCCAGGGCCATGGCCAACAGGCCGTCGGCCGCATAGGCCTCGGCCGGCTCGTGGTGCCCGGCTCGGCGAGCGCGCCCGAAGGCGTCGTTGGCGAAGCCGCTGACCACGGCCCACGCCTGAGAGATGTCGCTTCGGGTGGAGCGGTAGACGATCTCGGCCGAGCCGTCCGCACACGAGCGGCGCCGGGCGTAGCGGGCGGCGTGGATGCGCCGGTGGCGGGCCTCGGCATCGGCGTCGGCCGCTGCTTTGGTGCGCTCGCACTCGTTGCGCAGCTCGACCAACGACGACCGGGGAGCGCTCGCCACCAGGCGGGCCTCGGCCCCCGGATCGGCGGCCACGGCGTCGGAGATGGCCACCGCCTCCTCCACCGACAGCGCACCGGCGCGCACCGCCGCGTCGAGGTGGGGCTGGGCTCCCAGGCGGCGGGCCGTGCGCAAGGCGTCGGCCGCCTTGGACACCGACGTGCCACTGTGCCGGGCCAGGGCGTGGGCGAAGCTGGCATCGCCCTCCGCGCCCAGCCCGGCCGTGTCGGCCCGGGCGCCGGCCAGGGCCTTGAAGGTGGCCGCCATCTTCTCGATGCGGGCCGCCTCGTCGACCACCACCACGGCGTCGGCCGCGGTGAGCACCGAGGCGTCGAAGCCGGCCAGGTAGCGGCCCACCTCCCACCCGTAGCCGACCCACCTCCGGTCTGTCGAACATATGTTCGAGAATACCACCCGACACCCGCCAAGTCCACCGCTTCCCGATTTTCGAGGCATTCGTTGCACCCTTGTCCTCGCCCAACCGAGGCCGAACCCGACGCTGAGGGTGAGGGGACCTGGCAGCCCATCCGGCGTCGCGGTCCGGACCGCTGACGCCGCCGCCACGCCGCCGTCCGCCCATTCGGACTCACGCCGCGGCTCCCCCTCGCGCTCACAGGATCAGCGCCTCAGCGGCGGGTCGCCCGCTGGCGGACAGGGTCGCTCGCGGGCACACGTACCGACTTCGACGACCAGCCTGGGGGCGGTCGATCGCACGATCACCCGGAGCCGGCCGGCGGTCACGACGGCGCCGGGCACGGTGTCCGCTGGCGTGAGCACGAGGCCCGCCCTGTGCCGGGTAAGGACAGTGTCGAGATCGGCCTTGGCGGACCGGCTCGGGCTGGCCAGTGCCACCACGCTGATTCCGCGGACACCAGCCATCCGCAAGGCACCGAGCAGGGGTCCCGGCCGTGGCCGCCCGACGACCAGGACCGTGGCGGCACCGTCCCGCCACAGCTGGGCGTCCCCGCCGAGCGATCGTCCATCTGCCGGCGGGCCCGGTCGCACCATCGGCAGCAGGCAGACGAGCACGGCCAGCGCCGCGGCGGCCGGGCGCAGCCGTCTTCGCCATGCGACGGCCGCCAGCACACACAGGGCAACCACGTGACCCGCACCCAGCTGGCCCAGGGGAAGCGAGGCGGCCCACCGCGCCACCCCCGCGATCCACCGGACGAGGCTCCGGTTCGGCAGGTGCACGACGGTGGCAATGGGTTCGCCCAGCAGGCCGGCAGGAAGACCGGCGACCAGGCCCCAGACCATCACCGGCCCGGCAGCAGGGACGGCCAGCAGGTTGGCGGGGATGGATGCGACGGGCAGCCCGCCGAAGACGGGCACCAGCACCGGCGCCACACCCACCTGGGCGGCAACGGTGACGGCGAGCGCCATGGGCATCCGCCGCGACAGCGGCCCGGCCAGCACGGCGATCCCCGCACACGCGCCGCACGAGAGCAGGAACCCCACCGAGCCCACCAGCAGCGGGTCGATCACGAGCAGCACGGTCACGGCCAACGCCAGGACCCGCAGCGTCGAAGCCGGCCGACCGAGCGTGGCGGCGAGCAGGGTGACCGCCGCCATCATCGACGCCCGCAGCACCGACGGCTCCCACCGGGTCAGCACGCCGAACCCGAAGAGGATCAGAACGCCGGCGATCAAGCGGCCCCGCAGCCCGAGGAACCGGAGAACGGGCGCGGCCAGGGCGAGCACGAAGGCGACGTTCTGTCCCGACACGGCCAGCAGGTGCGTCAAACCGGCAGCCCGGAAGTCGTCGACGCTCACGGGGTCCTGATCGCGGTCGTCGCCGAGCACGAAGCCGGCGAAGAGCGCTCGCTCGGAGTCGCCGAACGAGGTCGTGCCCCGCAGCAGCGTCCGCCG is a window encoding:
- a CDS encoding ComEC/Rec2 family competence protein; the protein is MSDRWAVALAFSAAVGAVASRPMPLWLGVVLVLVALAGRRPALLCLGAVVLCSSLGARSHAGLRPPEPGTPVRAHATLVTDPVDVDGALRAELRLGSRRVEAWARGSPASALRPLLAGETVEVAGRLSAVPARSRAYLVRRHVAARLTVTSAEHPGAGGAVARLANDVRRTLLRGTTSFGDSERALFAGFVLGDDRDQDPVSVDDFRAAGLTHLLAVSGQNVAFVLALAAPVLRFLGLRGRLIAGVLILFGFGVLTRWEPSVLRASMMAAVTLLAATLGRPASTLRVLALAVTVLLVIDPLLVGSVGFLLSCGACAGIAVLAGPLSRRMPMALAVTVAAQVGVAPVLVPVFGGLPVASIPANLLAVPAAGPVMVWGLVAGLPAGLLGEPIATVVHLPNRSLVRWIAGVARWAASLPLGQLGAGHVVALCVLAAVAWRRRLRPAAAALAVLVCLLPMVRPGPPADGRSLGGDAQLWRDGAATVLVVGRPRPGPLLGALRMAGVRGISVVALASPSRSAKADLDTVLTRHRAGLVLTPADTVPGAVVTAGRLRVIVRSTAPRLVVEVGTCARERPCPPAGDPPLRR